The proteins below are encoded in one region of Aspergillus nidulans FGSC A4 chromosome III:
- a CDS encoding translation initiation factor eIF1 (transcript_id=CADANIAT00005686), producing MSIENLKTFDPFAEADEDTGETKQSQNYIHIRIQQRNGRKTLTTVQGLPKKFDQKKILKVIKKKFACNGTIVNDTEMGEVIQLQGDQRKDVQEFLTDKKEGLELDAKTIKVHGF from the exons ATGTCCATCGAAAACCTTAAGACCTTCG ACCCCTTCGCCGAAGCTGACGAAGACACCGGCGAGACTAAGCAGTCTCAAAACTACATCCATATACGGATTCAAC AGCGCAATGGTCGAAAGACCTTGACTACGGTCCAGGGTCTCCCTAAGAAGTTCGATCAGAAGAAGATCTTGAAggtgatcaagaagaagtttg CTTGCAATGGCACCATCGTCAATGACACCGAGATGGGTGAGGTGATTCAGCTTCAAGGAGACCAGCGCAAGGATGTTCAAGAGTTCTTGACCGACAAGAAGGAAGGTCTTGAGCTTGATGCCAAGACCATTAAGGTCCACGGTTTTTAA
- a CDS encoding mediator of RNA polymerase II transcription subunit 12 (transcript_id=CADANIAT00005687) — MIPNSSAGGQSWGHPLRNVDNDTARGDTSQAFNRPDIRSEGQQYTPALPRHPGQPAVIDLTSSANDAQEGQPPAKRLKLDITAESSANPASPTPATTGDSRVTPGIANSKPSALSWRGRPVWSFQAMISEVMSGAEATEEDAILAPQGKRPASPPPFPQPSWKGAPPEQFGSNATKASESDSSKKVQTTPFRVEVPSIAPALKGDKVADFAPWIGNHPEDILSEQTVKQGHYDRTQVSQNESNTARPSLYAQLKHRSGLQMLSSVFMAALEKRQNHNTINVPSNFKPPPRVTLTDNKREAWLRDLANPSVPLRRLSRTIPHGIRGKNLLDQCLSKWIPVNRAVWLVKCVGANEIRACKRKGTGGTLVVGSEVKWVRDWTSGVQQFLEGVIGACGSADWKSKMTYATSLTARLFFERLLDHDQYFAWFLTSLEGASLNMVPVWLLMLGIYWDNIASTSVACLNALEDRQTLVIKLLEWSATSFRSGLHPQLDMDNVYHIISELVRSQTFSVSRYLQWLMAKGVARKSSGTSGEVLAADARLLTQLPMSRSPEHVRNLRLTLLARAGVSVDEESSTIKCLKSSISQRLPNIFEVEASNSKHINFSKHDLTWAVKSEVSMWIRQGVVKHLKDTTRISALTPGEFYCVREILERFGDCSILADVLKQAIECDDNIILASVSDTVNYHFDALSMIGATSDLFRGLVGSYARLKRSGNLSLDFVFSLIELGLRLPDESGTVYLLRQDLARIESKSALAAPSPLSDHIPTTFNEVDASFQERLEQLLSCGNGLDESTMGAIISSLTKILTDGGGAAKVSAKDACRYLAYLRPFNPKYLDGMLVRYVYGLLKSSSRPTMSQVLSPLIGVGCVTIHSFVLLVNKLSASAQTTGAIANPDSLRLDILELLLPQEESSADMVTYRFRLAQQEFLVKYPEETLNIISDAIPLFDADFHDANLGSRRPDLPACTVVLLRTLLAQNSSLVLKYCMQKLDGHSSFTTVLGKAVDILLGLDPEDEMEPSSQAERVILMNNDFSLPYCQLKLKLLFNAKAGNEVKNHIVDVMFKAAVTDSRSKRSHWVGLVSLMDQEAARQIRERAEGCFFSVAMFDESMDDTSLPSGASSLSSIESAKLYLNIIEKLAYSIPQAGVQSIPPLLVERLDLLLQKLIIMQINSNSVAASSSGSTIVSKINFERALAFWFSALLRLIVLHRAAFNVPPASGSKVDSLREQTRLLVSILCISLARLPENILRLFPAADYFPHTIQSHNFRPCPGILLQTHALDVAASLIDSFPDEARHQCVRFLRERCPPFLKFQNDRRFLYLLGPMTDTTIPSSQLSASISSPAAGGSTPTPIPSGTLSGGHSSQATQQMAALTGPFSGLSENTKLVADRLRIQNGGRINGPYPVRPWELLEDAAPILGVNDTAVSLKLFDARRVRA, encoded by the exons ATGATACCTAACTCTTCTGCCGGCGGCCAATCCTGGGGCCATCCACTGCGTAATGTCGATAACGACACCGCACGTGGAGACACTTCCCAAGCTTTCAATAGACCTGATATTCGGTCTGAGGGGCAACAGTATACGCCTGCCCTGCCGCGGCATCCCGGACAGCCGGCAGTTATTGATTTGACTTCGAGTGCGAACGATGCGCAGGAAGGGCAACCCCCGGCAAAGCGACTGAAATTGGATATAACCGCTGAATCGTCTGCGAACCCCGCTAGTCCTACGCCGGCGACTACCGGAGATTCGAGGGTTACCCCGGGAATAGCAAATTCAAAGCCTTCCGCGCTCTCCTGGCGTGGTCGCCCAGTATGGTCGTTCCAGGCCATGATATCGGAGGTAATGAGCGGTGCGGAAGCTACGGAGGAGGATGCTATTTTGGCGCCCCAGGGTAAACGGCCAGCGTCGCCTCCCCCGTTTCCGCAGCCGTCCTGGAAGGGCGCGCCGCCAGAGCAGTTCGGGAGCAATGCGACAAAGGCGTCAGAATCCGACTCCTCCAAGAAAGTACAGACGACCCCATTTCGTGTTGAAGTACCATCTATAGCGCCTGCTCTCAAAGGAGACA AAGTTGCTGATTTTGCGCCATGGATCGGAAACCATCCGGAGGATATCCTGAGCGAGCAGACGGTGAAACAGGGACATTACGACCGTACGCAGGTCTCTCAGAACGAGTCCAACACGGCACGCCCATCACTCTATGCGCAATTGAAGCACCGCTCCGGCTTACAAATGCTCTCGTCTGTTTTCATGGCTGCCCTGGAGAAGCGACAGAATCACAATACAATTAATGTCCCGTCGAACTTTAAGCCGCCGCCTCGCGTTACGCTGACGGATAACAAACGAGAAGCTTGGCTCCGTGACCTCGCCAATCCCTCTGTGCCGTTGCGCAGGCTGAGTCGCACGATTCCTCATGGTATCCGTGGCAagaatcttcttgatcagtGCTTAAGCAAATGGATTCCGGTAAACCGAGCCGTATGGCTTGTTAAATGTGTCGGTGCCAACGAGATTCGAGCTTGCAAGAGAAAGGGTACCGGCGGCACGTTGGTGGTAGGATCCGAGGTAAAATGGGTTCGCGACTGGACGAGCGGCGTACAGCAGTTCCTTGAAGGAGTAATAGGAGCCTGCGGATCTGCAGACTGGAAATCGAAAATGACTTACGC AACCAGCCTGACAGCTCGCCTATTCTTTGAGCGTCTACTTGATCACGACCAGTACTTTGCTTGGTTTCTAACCTCTTTGGAGGGCGCTTCACTCAACATGGTTCCTGTTTGGCTTCTAATGCTAGGTATCTATTGGGATA ACATCGCTTCTACCTCCGTGGCCTGCCTGAATGCTCTTGAAGACAGGCAAACTCTAGtcatcaagcttcttgagtGGTCGGCGACTTCATTTCGATCTGGCTTACACC CTCAGCTGGACATGGACAATGTCTACCACATTATATCAGAACTCGTCAGGTCTCAGACATTCTCTGTCAGCAGATACCTCCAATGGCTTATGGCTAAAGGTGTTGCAAGAAAGTCGAGTGGTACCAGTGGAGAG GTCCTGGCTGCTGACGCTCGTCTCCTTACTCAACTTCCAATGAGTCGTTCACCAGAGCACGTCCGTAATCTCCGCTTAACGCTTCTAGCTCGGGCTGGGGTATCGGTGGACGAAGAAAGTTCTACCATCAAATGTCTAAAATCCTCGATAAGCCAGCGCCTGCCGAACATCTTCGAGGTTGAGGCTAGCAACAGCAAACACATAAATTTCTCAAAGCATGATTTGACGTGGGCTGTCAAGTCGGAGGTCAGCATGTGGATACGCCAAGGGGTGGTAAAACATTTAAAGGATACGACTAG GATCTCAGCCTTGACGCCGGGAGAGTTTTACTGCGTTCGAGAAATATTAGAGCGTTTTGGAGACTGCTCTATCCTTGCTGATGTGCTCAAGCAAGCTATCGAATGCGATGACAATATAATACTAGCATCGGTCTCTGATACTGTTAACTACCACTTTGACGCCTTATCTATGATTGGCGCCACATCGGATTTGTTCAGAGGACTGGTTGGGTCTTATGCGCGCCTCAAACGTTCCGGCAATCTCAGCTTAGATTTCGTCTTCTCGTTGATTGAGCTTGGACTGCGACTTCCCGATGAGTCTGGTACTGTTtatcttcttcgccaggaCCTCGCTCGGATTGAAAGCAAGTCCGCACTAgcagctccatctccactCTCGGATCATATCCCAACAACGTTCAACGAAGTCgatgcgtcttttcaggaaAGGCTGGAGCAGCTTTTGTCTTGCGGCAATGGCTTAGATGAGTCTACAATGGGCGCGATTATTAGCTCGCTTACCAAAATTCTGACTGATGGAGGCGGAGCAGCTAAAGTGTCGGCAAAAGATGCCTGCAGGTATCTGGCTTACCTGCGCCCGTTCAATCCCAAATATCTCGACGGCATGCTAGTAAGATATGTTTACGGACTCTTGAAGTCTTCGTCCCGGCCCACAATGTCTCAAGTCCTTTCTCCTCTTATTGGTGTCGGATGTGTCACGATCCATAGCTTCGTGCTCTTGGTCAACAAGCTATCGGCTTCCGCGCAAACGACAGGGGCGATTGCCAACCCAGACAGTTTGCGGCTCGACattcttgagctcctcctccctcagGAGGAAAGCAGTGCGGACATG GTCACCTATCGCTTTCGCCTTGCGCAGCAAGAGTTTCTCGTCAAGTACCCCGAGGAGACTTTGAACATAATCAGTGACGCGATTCCGTTATTTGATGCCGATTTTCATGACGCGAATTTGGGATCAAGGCGCCCCGATCTTCCGGCATGCACAGTAGTATTGCTACGGACACTGTTGGCGCAAAACTCCAGTCTTGTTCTAAAGTACTGTATGCAGAAGCTTGACGGGCACTCATCCTTCACAACTGTTTTAGGAAAAGCAGTTGACATTTTGCTGGGTCTAGACCCCGAAGACG AAATGGAGCCCAGCTCACAGGCTGAGAGGGTCATTCTCATGAACAACGACTTTTCGCTCCCATATTGCCAGTTAAAACTGAAACTTTTGTTCAACGCGAAGGCGGGTAACGAGGTTAAGAACCACATTGTCGATGTGATGTTCAAGGCAGCGGTGACAGACTCTCGTTCCAAAAGATCCCATTGGGTTGGTCTAGTTAGCCTCATGGATCAAGAAGCAGCTCGACAG ATTCGCGAACGAGCAGAAGGCTGCTTTTTCTCCGTCGCAATGTTCGACGAATCCATGGATGATACGTCATTGCCTTCTGGCGCTTCCAGTCTAAGTTCGATTGAAAGCGCAAAACTATACCTTAACATCATTGAGAAGCTGGCGTATAGCATTCCTCAAGCCGGTGTCCAATCCATACCCCCTCTTCTGGTGGAGAGgctggatcttctgcttcagaaACTTATCATAATGCAGATAAACTCGAACAGCGTTGCCGCTTCAAGCTCGGGCTCAACCATCGTGTCCAAGATCAACTTCGAGCGAGCCCTCGCGTTTTGGTTCTCCGCACTCCTCAGGCTAATTGTGCTTCATCGTGCTGCTTTCAACGTGCCGCCAGCTTCGGGCTCTAAGGTTGATAGCTTGCGGGAACAAACACGCTTGCTTGTATCGATCTTGTGCATTTCATTAGCACGACTGCCAGAAAACATCCTTCGCCTCTTCCCAGCTGCCGACTATTTTCCCCACACCATACAATCTCATAATTTTCGACCGTGTCCTGGGATTTTGTTGCAAACTCACGCCTTGGATGTCGCCGCGTCTTTGATTGACTCGTTTCCAGATGAAGCACGCCACCAGTGTGTGCGCTTTCTCAGAGAGAGATGCCCTCCGTTCCTCAAATTCCAGAATGACCGCCGATTTCTATATCTTCTAGGTCCTATGACCGACACCACTATTCCCAGCTCCCAACTCTCTGCCTCTatatcttctcctgctgctggcggctctACTCCGACTCCAATCCCATCAGGAACTCTTTCTGGAGGACACTCAAGCCAGGCAACGCAACAAATGGCTGCGCTCACCGGCCCTTTCTCCGGGCTATCCGAGAACACGAAACTTGTCGCGGACCGTCTTCGCATTCAGAACGGCGGCCGTATCAATGGGCCATATCCAGTACGGCCATGGGAGCTTCTCGAAGATGCAGCTCCGATTCTCGGGGTGAATGATACCGCTGTGAGCCTTAAACTTTTTGACGCCAGGCGTGTCAGGGCTTAG